A region from the Lycium barbarum isolate Lr01 chromosome 8, ASM1917538v2, whole genome shotgun sequence genome encodes:
- the LOC132606086 gene encoding uncharacterized protein LOC132606086, giving the protein MNLRSKYGDCNILYNFQEAAKAYTSDEFSVYFDAIMESNVEAGWYLENDIGFEKWARACFPGNRYNLMTTNISKSLNAVLKVQRSWPIVSVLKAIQDNMIKWYVERSGRAQNSIHFLTSKAEGLVRDHYVASCLLAPTGLNEHEFHVHGDIDCLMDKLPCKHAIAVLKLTPGQDIWEEIYKLCDSKYLNETWKKAGDRTIYPVPHPKIWMRQSEEQRVVHHPSIKLPKGRKRENCAPSIGDNPKRKKQ; this is encoded by the exons ATGAATTTGCGGTCCAAGTATGGTGATTGTAACATTCTTTATAATTTTCAAGAAGCTGCAAAAGCATACACATCAGATGAGTTCTCTGTTTATTTTGATGCAATAATGGAATCAAATGTGGAAGCTGGTTGGTATCTTGAAAATGATATTGGGTTTGAGAAATGGGCGAGAGCCTGTTTTCCTGGAAATAGATACAATTTGAtgacaacaaatatttcaaaatcACTCAACGCAGTTTTAAAGGTTCAAAGAAGTTGGCCTATTGTTTCTGTACTCAAAGCTATCCAAGATAATATGATCAAGTGGTACGTTGAACGCAGCGGCAGAGCTCAAAATAGCATTCATTTCTTAACCTCTAAAGCTGAGGGGTTGGTTCGAGATCATTATGTTGCCTCTTGTTTGCTAGCTCCTACCGGTTTAAACGAACATGAGTTTCATGTACATGGTGACATAGATTGTTTG ATGGATAAACTCCCGTGTAAGCACGCGATAGCAGTTTTGAAACTAACCCCAGGCCAAGACATATGGGAGGAGATATATAAATTGTGTGATTCTAAATACCTGAATGAGACGTGGAAAAAAGCTGGGGATAGAACAATTTATCCTGTTCCTCACCCAAAAATATGGATGAGACAATCAGAGGAACAAAGAGTGGTTCATCATCCTTCCATAAAATTGCCTAAAGGTCGCAAGAGAGAGAATTGTGCTCCTTCAATTGGCGATAATCCAAAGAGGAAGAAGCAATGA